In Candidatus Dependentiae bacterium, a genomic segment contains:
- a CDS encoding glycosyltransferase family 4 protein — MKKKRLLFLIYDGVENSVFESMVLAPAKKYLSLGLYSKVDIVSFESDYSSALGKVDTFDLPAGLSIILYCRMSVVTKPTLWIHAPVLARFIWSQWYDEILVRGPLAAYVLNVAIHWFIRVLDSTWSVPVTIQARGLAAQEALFTFNAKSSRSWFLKKLFSLRVSTLTAIEQAVYQKKSWKVPMKITAVSEALKDYLVSSFGANKDFVVLEELDITEPVSRELVQQWREDFRGYLKIPADAVVYGYSGSCKKWQCARETLFFLADKIAENQNTYGLIVTTDVIEFEALISELKISNTRLIVKYVPQKDLLPMISTFDFGLLLRLTHVVNWVSRPTKALEYMAVGVPIIHNKTVGWLVDYDEKVGAVGSEITPHPRHVSLS, encoded by the coding sequence TTGAAAAAAAAACGCTTATTGTTTTTGATTTATGATGGAGTAGAAAACTCTGTTTTTGAAAGTATGGTTCTTGCGCCAGCCAAAAAATATTTGTCGTTGGGATTGTATTCTAAGGTTGATATAGTTTCATTCGAGTCAGATTATTCTTCGGCTCTCGGGAAAGTAGACACCTTTGATCTTCCTGCAGGGTTGTCGATTATTTTGTATTGTCGAATGAGTGTTGTTACAAAACCGACATTGTGGATTCATGCGCCTGTTTTAGCAAGATTCATTTGGAGTCAGTGGTATGATGAAATTTTGGTGAGAGGACCTCTTGCTGCATATGTTTTGAATGTTGCAATTCATTGGTTTATACGAGTTCTTGATTCGACGTGGTCAGTTCCTGTGACTATTCAAGCCAGAGGTTTGGCTGCTCAAGAAGCGTTATTCACGTTTAATGCAAAATCTTCGCGGTCATGGTTTTTAAAAAAGCTCTTTTCATTAAGAGTTTCAACGTTGACCGCAATTGAGCAAGCTGTATATCAAAAAAAATCTTGGAAAGTACCGATGAAGATTACAGCAGTGAGTGAAGCCTTAAAAGATTATTTGGTGAGTTCGTTTGGAGCGAACAAGGATTTTGTCGTTCTGGAAGAGCTTGATATTACAGAGCCTGTCTCAAGAGAATTGGTGCAGCAGTGGCGAGAAGATTTTAGGGGTTATCTAAAAATTCCAGCAGATGCCGTGGTCTATGGGTATAGTGGTTCATGCAAGAAATGGCAGTGCGCGCGCGAAACCTTATTTTTTCTTGCAGATAAAATTGCAGAAAATCAAAATACATATGGATTGATAGTTACAACCGATGTTATAGAGTTTGAAGCTCTTATTTCTGAATTAAAAATTTCAAATACTCGGCTGATTGTAAAATATGTTCCGCAAAAAGATTTGCTTCCCATGATAAGTACGTTTGATTTTGGTTTACTTTTACGGCTTACACATGTGGTTAATTGGGTTTCTCGTCCAACAAAAGCTTTAGAATATATGGCGGTTGGGGTTCCAATTATTCACAATAAAACGGTTGGTTGGCTTGTTGATTATGATGAAAAAGTTGGAGCTGTTGGCAGTGAGATAACGCCGCACCCAAGACATGTTTCTTTATCGTAA
- a CDS encoding DUF1732 domain-containing protein translates to MIESMTGFATRTCEISFTDAQTEKRIDLLIELKSLNSRYFEASFRVPSSVARFELELNSLLKKQLIRGRVFCSIKSAKSQEILESYQPVHDVIKGYVAFAQESAQRYGLQNDLSVAQVLTAPGAFVPTALEMSEAQEEAFFDAFKNVCNELQVSRRREGHALFLDLQERAKICIHRLGIIEESFASFFEQKKKELAVQKELCSDQEKVMQDPGLKLKLDELFSVVHKGDIHEEIVRFKTHCASFSKLISDSSSEEKGRRLEFILQELNREVNTMMAKSVVAAISSAGIDIKCELDKMREQIQNVV, encoded by the coding sequence ATGATCGAAAGTATGACAGGTTTTGCAACTCGTACATGTGAAATTTCATTCACAGATGCACAAACTGAAAAAAGAATTGATCTTCTGATTGAGCTTAAAAGCCTTAATTCACGCTATTTTGAGGCATCGTTTCGCGTGCCGTCCTCTGTTGCTCGATTCGAGCTTGAACTTAATTCGTTGCTTAAAAAGCAACTTATTCGTGGACGTGTTTTTTGCTCTATAAAATCGGCAAAATCACAAGAAATACTCGAGTCGTATCAGCCGGTTCATGACGTTATAAAAGGGTATGTTGCTTTTGCGCAAGAGTCTGCCCAGCGCTATGGATTACAAAATGATCTCTCGGTTGCCCAAGTTTTGACTGCTCCAGGTGCGTTTGTTCCTACGGCATTAGAAATGTCAGAGGCTCAGGAGGAAGCATTTTTTGATGCGTTTAAAAATGTTTGTAATGAGCTGCAGGTTTCGCGAAGACGAGAAGGGCATGCGTTGTTTTTGGATTTGCAAGAGCGCGCAAAGATTTGTATTCATCGGTTAGGAATAATTGAAGAATCGTTTGCGTCTTTTTTTGAGCAGAAGAAAAAAGAGCTTGCAGTGCAAAAAGAATTGTGTTCCGATCAAGAAAAAGTTATGCAAGATCCTGGTTTAAAATTGAAATTGGATGAGCTTTTTTCGGTTGTACACAAGGGTGATATTCATGAAGAAATTGTTAGGTTTAAAACACATTGTGCTTCTTTTTCAAAATTGATTTCTGATTCTTCGTCAGAAGAAAAAGGTCGTCGACTCGAATTTATCTTGCAAGAGCTTAATCGTGAAGTAAATACGATGATGGCAAAATCTGTAGTAGCTGCTATTAGTTCAGCTGGTATCGATATTAAGTGCGAGCTAGATAAAATGCGTGAACAAATTCAGAATGTTGTTTAA
- a CDS encoding YebC/PmpR family DNA-binding transcriptional regulator, translating into MSGHSKWATIKRKKAALDSKRGRIFTRLGKEISVVARDGGGDPSFNPRLRLLIDKAKAANMPADNIDRAIKRGTGAVDGAHYEFHRYEGYATNGVALIVETLSDNKNRTVADVRHYFNKHGGRLAADGSVSWMFAHKGQVTVAKDGATEDALLEKLMEYDIDEVFEDEDGFKVLGPVSSLDSVRHAAENAGFKVLSAEMIWKAKDVASSLTDEQAEGVATFIDGLEDIDDVQAVFDNLG; encoded by the coding sequence ATGTCAGGTCATTCTAAGTGGGCAACGATTAAGCGTAAAAAAGCAGCCCTAGATTCAAAGCGCGGAAGAATTTTTACTAGGCTGGGAAAAGAAATTTCTGTCGTTGCTCGTGACGGGGGAGGGGATCCTTCATTCAATCCGCGACTTCGATTATTGATTGATAAAGCAAAGGCAGCAAATATGCCTGCAGATAATATTGATCGTGCAATAAAGCGTGGAACTGGAGCGGTTGATGGTGCGCATTATGAATTTCATCGCTATGAAGGTTATGCAACAAATGGCGTAGCTTTGATTGTTGAAACATTGAGTGACAATAAAAATAGAACGGTTGCTGATGTTAGACATTACTTTAATAAGCATGGTGGACGTCTTGCGGCAGATGGCTCTGTTTCTTGGATGTTTGCACACAAGGGACAAGTAACCGTGGCAAAAGATGGAGCGACAGAAGATGCGCTTTTAGAAAAGCTTATGGAATACGATATTGATGAAGTTTTTGAAGATGAAGATGGTTTTAAGGTTCTTGGGCCAGTTTCGAGTCTTGATTCTGTGAGGCATGCCGCCGAAAATGCAGGGTTTAAGGTGCTTTCTGCAGAAATGATCTGGAAGGCGAAAGATGTTGCTTCATCGTTAACAGATGAGCAGGCAGAAGGTGTTGCAACTTTTATTGATGGACTTGAAGATATTGATGACGTTCAGGCGGTATTTGATAACCTGGGCTAA
- the mutS gene encoding DNA mismatch repair protein MutS encodes MSSEVTPLMSQYFAIRKEHPHALLLFQVGDFYELFFDDARIVSSTLALTLTKRGKYQGEDIPLCGIPVHVLSHYVAKLVKAGFSVAICDQVTKPVPGQVVKRAVTRVLTPGTLVDEGLLDDKNSSYLLSCAQRGDLVGMIFAELATGQLFATTLSSGDERSIDAELTKFFPDEVIVKKSDSAIHLQKSFKKNGYIAHHIDEDIFSLGCSDEWCGKTFGPETSQEFFKKRVLFDALDVLVRYLNKNNPVAFDALRQVHFYQNTDYLMLDAPTQKNLDLLVNAQRGGNDATLLSVVDRTKTPMGARLLKKWLVRPLVNKKQIVQRQQVVQAFLDNPSLLYEASQLLQELSDLERIVSRVVMGRATKSDFLGIKKFLQVSPRISTLLFPVACAVEMVQQLHSQLYVNDAFLSYLEASLSEELGAASLIKPGFDFELDQLKHRAENGNNEILKLENREIERTGIGSLKIRYTDVFGFGIEITKANYGQVPADFIPQQTLSNRTRYVTTELKELESEILDARQRTAEVELAVYQRVISEVVPHISALRISAQAVAVLDVLIGFAQLAFDRRYSRPEINEHGLIEIVGGRHPVVESVIHSMFVPNDTRLASDSLMHIVTGPNMGGKSTYLRQVALISILAHVGSFVPAAHANISILDRVFTRIGSGDDLAGGKSTFFVEMEETAIICQQATEKSLVILDEVGRGTSTYDGMALAHAILIYLTQELKVSGLFATHYHELCSLADEFSVIKNYSMQCRATAHGVVFLHKIIPQATRESLGVEIARQAGIPKKIVDDARAFLKVAHTQNQATNAFYGAEKLTSELKIQEDPCRKFIKDLDIEGLSARQALDVLYQLKNEIL; translated from the coding sequence ATGTCTAGCGAAGTTACGCCATTAATGTCCCAGTATTTTGCGATTCGCAAAGAGCATCCGCATGCTTTGTTGTTGTTTCAGGTTGGGGACTTTTACGAGCTTTTTTTTGATGACGCGCGTATTGTTTCGTCAACATTGGCGCTTACGCTTACCAAACGTGGTAAATATCAGGGTGAAGATATTCCGCTGTGTGGAATTCCCGTTCATGTACTGTCTCATTATGTTGCAAAATTGGTTAAAGCTGGATTTTCGGTTGCAATTTGCGATCAGGTAACAAAGCCTGTTCCCGGTCAGGTTGTTAAGCGTGCGGTTACTCGGGTTTTGACTCCTGGAACATTGGTTGATGAAGGATTGCTTGATGACAAAAATTCTTCTTACTTGCTTTCGTGTGCGCAGCGCGGCGATTTGGTAGGAATGATTTTTGCAGAGCTTGCAACGGGGCAGCTGTTTGCAACAACTCTTTCTTCGGGCGATGAGCGATCGATCGACGCTGAGTTAACAAAGTTCTTTCCCGATGAAGTGATTGTAAAAAAAAGTGATTCAGCAATTCATCTGCAGAAGTCTTTCAAGAAAAATGGATATATCGCTCATCATATCGATGAAGACATTTTTTCTTTGGGATGTTCTGATGAATGGTGCGGAAAGACATTTGGACCAGAAACCTCACAAGAATTTTTTAAAAAACGAGTTTTATTTGACGCTCTTGATGTCTTGGTCAGGTATTTGAACAAAAATAATCCAGTAGCTTTTGATGCTCTTCGGCAAGTTCATTTTTACCAAAACACAGATTATTTGATGCTTGATGCCCCAACGCAAAAAAATTTAGATTTATTGGTTAATGCGCAACGCGGAGGCAATGACGCAACGTTGCTTTCGGTTGTTGATAGAACAAAAACACCCATGGGAGCTCGCTTGCTTAAAAAATGGTTAGTGCGTCCCCTGGTGAATAAAAAGCAAATTGTTCAACGCCAGCAAGTTGTACAAGCTTTCTTGGATAACCCTTCTTTGTTGTATGAAGCGAGTCAGCTGCTGCAAGAGCTATCCGATCTTGAGCGTATTGTTTCGCGCGTGGTTATGGGGCGAGCTACAAAATCTGATTTTTTGGGTATAAAAAAGTTTTTGCAGGTATCGCCACGTATTTCTACGCTCTTGTTTCCTGTTGCATGTGCTGTTGAGATGGTTCAGCAGTTACATTCGCAATTGTATGTTAATGATGCGTTTTTGTCTTATTTAGAAGCGAGCTTGAGTGAAGAATTAGGAGCAGCGTCGCTTATAAAACCAGGGTTTGACTTTGAATTGGATCAGCTTAAACACCGAGCAGAAAATGGTAACAATGAAATTTTAAAGCTTGAAAATCGTGAGATTGAACGAACAGGAATTGGCAGCTTAAAAATTCGATATACCGATGTTTTTGGATTTGGGATCGAAATTACCAAGGCAAATTATGGACAGGTTCCTGCAGATTTTATTCCGCAACAAACACTTTCGAATCGAACCAGATATGTGACCACTGAGCTTAAAGAGCTTGAAAGTGAGATTTTAGATGCGCGACAGCGTACAGCAGAGGTTGAACTTGCCGTTTATCAACGAGTAATTTCAGAGGTTGTGCCACATATTTCTGCGTTGCGCATTTCTGCGCAAGCAGTTGCAGTGTTAGATGTTTTGATTGGCTTTGCGCAGCTTGCGTTTGATCGTCGATATTCACGGCCAGAGATAAACGAACACGGCCTTATTGAAATTGTTGGCGGTCGTCATCCGGTGGTTGAATCTGTTATTCACAGTATGTTTGTACCAAATGATACGCGGTTAGCTTCTGATTCGTTGATGCATATTGTCACTGGTCCAAACATGGGTGGTAAATCGACTTATCTTCGTCAAGTTGCATTGATTTCTATTCTTGCGCACGTTGGGTCTTTTGTTCCTGCTGCGCATGCAAATATTAGTATTCTTGATCGTGTATTTACGCGTATCGGCTCTGGTGATGATTTGGCTGGTGGCAAGAGTACGTTTTTTGTTGAAATGGAAGAGACGGCGATTATTTGTCAGCAAGCAACAGAAAAAAGCTTAGTGATTTTGGATGAAGTTGGTCGAGGCACGAGCACGTATGATGGTATGGCACTCGCTCATGCGATTTTAATTTATCTAACTCAAGAGCTTAAAGTTTCTGGCCTCTTTGCAACGCATTATCATGAATTGTGTTCATTGGCAGATGAGTTTAGTGTCATAAAAAATTATTCCATGCAGTGTCGAGCAACGGCACATGGGGTTGTTTTTTTGCATAAAATTATTCCACAAGCAACAAGAGAAAGCCTTGGTGTTGAGATCGCTCGCCAGGCAGGAATTCCTAAAAAAATTGTTGACGATGCGCGAGCTTTTTTGAAGGTTGCTCATACTCAAAATCAAGCGACAAATGCTTTTTATGGAGCAGAAAAACTGACTTCTGAATTGAAAATTCAAGAGGATCCGTGCAGAAAATTTATTAAAGACCTTGATATTGAAGGACTTTCTGCTCGCCAGGCTCTTGACGTGTTGTATCAACTAAAAAATGAAATTTTATAG